The genomic interval CGTTTCGGTATGACAAGGTTGGAGATATTTTATATATTGATGTTTGCCCTGTCTATGCAGCTCAAGAATCAGAAGAGATTGGGGATGAAATTATTGCCCGGTTGAATCCTGAATCTGGAGAAATTGAGAATTTAGAAATTTTGTTTTTCTCAAAGCGTTGGGGAGAACAATTCCCGCTTGAGTTACCCATTGATGCAGCCTTAAGGTTGGTGGGTTAATTGAGAGTAGACGAAGAAATGTCGGTTTATAGCAACATTGAAGATCGCATTTTGTCAGAAGTTGAGTATATCTCACTCAATCAAGGTATATTTTGGTTACCAAAGACGATAAATATTTGACTTAATTATTAAAGGAGGTTCAATTAGCGTGGTTTCATCCCTCTCCAAGGCCGTTTCGGGGCAACTGAAAGACGAATATCGCCAACGTCGGGAAAGATTAATGGCGAACATGGCAAAAAGTACGGCGATTTTTCGTAGCGCTTCCTTAGCAGTTATGCACCGTGATGTGGAGCATCCCTTTCGCCAGGATAGCGATTTTTTCTATCTGACAGGGTTTAATGAACCGGAAGCGGTGGCAGTGTTAGCACCTCACCATGAAGAACACCGGTTTATTTTGTTTGTGCAACCGAAGGAGTGGGAGAAGGAAGTTTGGAGTGGTTATCGGGTAGGGGTGGAAGATGCTAAGGCTATCTATGGTGCGGATGAAGCCTATCCTATTGCCGAGTTAGAAGAAAAATTACCTCAGTATTTGTCGAAGGCCGATCGCCTATATTATCACTTTGGTATTGATGAACTGTTTAATCAGACGATTTTGAAGCAGTGGCAGTCTCTGCTCAGACAATACGCAAAAAAAGGCTTTGGCCCTACGGCTCTGGAAGACCCGATGACTCTGTTACATCCGCTACGCTTGGTGAAGAGTGAGACGGAATTAGAGCTGATGCGTAAGGCGATCGCTATTTCTGTCGAAGCCCATCATTTAGCTTGGGATATGGCGAAACCCGGAATTTATGAGTACGAAATTCAAGCAGAAATGGAGTACCTTTTCCGTCGTCGGGGAGGGGTTGGCCCAGCTTATCCTTCGATTGTTGCTTCTGGTGCGAATGCCTGTGTTCTTCACTACATTGAGAACTCCCGCGCCTTAGAAGCGGGAGATTTATTACTCATTGATGCGGGGTGTTCCTATGGCTATTACAACGGTGATATTACCCGTACTTATCCGGTTGGTGGAAAGTATGGAATGGAACAACGGGTGATTTATGAGATTGTCCTCGAAGCCCAACGGCAGGCGATCGCCCAAATCAAACCCGGTAATCCCTTTAGCGCCGTTCATGATACTGCTGTTCAAGTCCTCGTCGAAGGCATGATTGAATTAGGGTTTTTAGTCGGAGAACCAGAAGAACTCATCAAAGAAGAAAAATATAAACCCTATTATATGCATCGCACCAGTCATTGGCTCGGTCTGGATGTTCATGATGTGGGAGCCTATAAACAAAATGAGGAAGAGTCGCAAGTACTACAACCAGGTCAAGTATTAACCGTAGAACCGGGCATGTACATTGCTCCTTTGGTCAAACCCGCAGAAGAGCAACCTGAAGTCCCTCCCCAATGGCGAGGGATTGGCGTGCGGATTGAAGATGATGTTTTAGTTACCGAAAATGGCTATGAAGTACTGACGGCTGGCATTCCTAAAATGCCCGAAGAATTAGAAAGCAAATAGAGAGATATAGCGCTTTGCGCTAGGGAATAGGGAATGGGGTTGTGGTATATGGCTTTAAGGATTCAATACTGTCCCTCATAGCAGCGCAAAGCGCTGTAGGATAACGGGTTGTGATTATTGATAAACACCGTCAATCAATTTCAATCCTTTTATCCTTTCGGATACAGCATTTTCCGCTTTTATTATGTACAGTGCATTTCCAGTCCTACATTGTTCCGGTAGACCATTGCCTGTTGCCCAACATGAAGCATCATCATAGCCAATTAACCGGACTTGATATTATTCCCACTCTGGGGTTAATTCTCGAAAGTTAAACGCTTGGGCGCTAGGATGACAAGAAACACATTGACTCAACTCAATTCTCTCTTGAAACTCAACTTGTGGATGAAGGGCCTTAAAATAGCGGGAATTCCGTAGGCGATAGGGAGTTGATTCATCCTTAAGTAAGGGACGAGAAAAGACTTGAATATATTTCCAAACCAATAACCGACCGGGGTTGAGGATAGGGTCAATTAATATGCCATAATGCTGTTCATCTTGAATCAGTTGTCGCCAGGTTTCAGTCGGCATCACCGCAGGAGGAAGGGCGAGGTGACAACTGCCACAATTTTCTTGATAAAGTTCTTCTCCCAGTTGATGTTGTTCGGGGACAAGATCGACTGATTTAAGGGAAGATTGGGAAAAGGCGGGTTGATTGAGGGTAGATAATCCCCATCCTAATGTTACCGACCAGAGGAAAATGAGGGTAACGAGGATTAGGGGCGATCGCCGCTTTAGACTAGGGAATAGGGAATAGCGATACTTACGTTTCAACATAGCTCTGGCTCACAAATCATCGTAGGGTGTGTCAGGGGAAATTTAATCAAAGCTCAAAAATCATTCTGTATGCTCTGAAAAATAGAGAAGGATCGATTCAATATCCCGTTTCAAAAGCGATAATTCTTGTTCAACAATGCGCCAAACGATATTCAAGTCAACCTGAAAATATTCATGTACTGCCAAGTTACGAAAAGCAATAATTTTGTGCCACTCAATATTGGGATATCGATCTTTCAGATCTTGAGACATTGCTCTAGCTGCCTCACCCAAAATTTGTAAGTGGTACAACATCCATGTTTGTATCAACTCATCTTCAAAGAAAGCATCCTTACCCCTGGCAGCATATCGCTCAATATTGGCAATACTTTCGTGCATATCCTTTATCCGTTCTAAGTCACTTCTCATAGCTGAATACAGTCTTGTAACACATTGTCTCGAACCCTAGGTTTTAAGCCACTTTCTGTGACTACATCTATCTTACACCCCAACAAATCCTGTAAATCATGAATTAAACCTACAGGAAACCAAGATGAAATCCGCTCTAGGTCATAATCAATTAAGAAATCAATATCACTTTCCTCTGTCTCTTCTCCTCGTGCTACTGAGCCAAAAACGCGCACATTAAACGCGCCGTGCTTTTCTGCCAGTTCTAAAATCTGTTCCCGTTTTTCTTGTAATAAATCCTTTAGATACATATCAATTCAAGAGTCAATCTTCTTCTTCAAAATCTTTTAACATTAGTTCCACTTGCCCCTTTAAAGCAGGCAAATTATTTTCAATAGCATCCCAAACCCGTTGTAAATTAATCCCACCCAAATAATCATGAACTAAAACATTCTGTCCTTGAGCGGTGTATGTCTCGACTGCTTCGATATATTCCAAAATATGAGTCAAATAAATTAAATCCCTATCACCACTCATAAAGGTTGTGCCTCTGCCAAAATCCGATTCTTAATCAAAGCACTAACGCCATCTCCAGTAAGTACATCAACTCGCCGCCCTAACAAATCCTGTAAATCCATCAATAATCCTCCTGGAAACCAAGCTGTAGTCCTGGTTGGGTCATAATCAATCAAAAAATCTATATCACTCTCCTCTGTCTCTTCTCCTCGTGCTACTGAGCCAAACACCCGGACATTAAAAGCGCCATGCTTGGCAGCAATTTCTAGAATTTGTTCCCGTTTTTCCACTAATAAACCCTGTAAAGACATTCTTCTATCCCTTTAAACTACAGATCGAGTGAATGGGTAAGTCCTGTCTAGTTAAAAGAGAAAATACCGTTGGGCCATGGGTAAAACGGTGGCAGGTTCGCAGGTGAGCAGTTCACCGTCTGCGCGGACTTCGTAGGTTTGAGGGTCAACTTCAATTTCAGGTAGAGCATCATTGAGTTTGAGATCCTGTTTGGTCAGTTGACGGGTATTAGCAACGGCTATGGTGGGTTTTTGCAAACCAAGTTGGGTAGCAATATTGCGCTCTAAGGCTGCTTGCGAGACAAAGGTTAATGAGGTTGCTGAGAGCGCAGACCCAAAGCTGGCAAACATGGGACGCATATGTACGGGTTGAGGGGTGGGGATACTGGCGTTCGCATCTCCCATTTGAGCATAGGCGATCGCGCCCCCCTTAATGACAATTTCCGGTTTCACGCCGAAAAATGCCGCCTTCCACAGACATAAATCAGCTAATTTCCCTTCTTCCACTGACCCTACTTGCTCGGCAATACCATGGGTGATGGCGGGATTAATGGTATATTTAGCAACGTAGCGCTTGGCACGGGTATTATCATTGCGGCTGCTATCTTCCGGTAAAGGGCCGCGCTGTACCTTCATTTTATGACCGGTTTGCCAGGTGCGAATAATCACTTCACCAACTCGGCCCATCGCTTGGGAGTCGGAGGCGATCATGCTAAATGCGCCCAGATCGTGCAAAATATCCTCGGCGGCGATCGTTTCCCGACGGATACGGGACTCGGCAAAGGCCACATCTTCGGGAATAGAACGGTCAAGGTGATGGCAAACCATCAGCATATCGAGATGCTCTTCTAGGGTATTGAGGGTATAGGGTCTGGTGGGGTTGGTGGAGGAAGGGAGAACATTAGCTAGACCACAAACTCGAATAATATCCGGTGCATGTCCTCCTCCTGCGCCTTCGGTGTGATAGGTATGAATGGCACGATTTTTAAACGCTTCAATGGTGGTTTCGACAAATCCTGCTTCATTCAGGGTATCGGTGTGAATGGCGACTTGCACATCATATTCATCGGCAACGGATAAACAGGTATCAATGGTCGCTGGAGTAGTGCCCCAATCTTCATGGAGTTTTAAACCCATAGCTCCTGCAACCACTTGTTCCCGCAGTGCTTCGGGTTGGGAGCTATTGCCTTTACCTAAAAAGCCCAAGTTCATGGGAAATGCTTCAGCCGCTTGTAACATGCGGTACATATTCCAGGGGCCGGGGGTGCAGGTGGTGGCATTGGTTCCGGTTGCGGGGCCCGTTCCTCCGCCGATCATTGTGGTGATGCCGGAGGCGATCGCCGTTTCGATTTGCTGGGGACAGATAAAATGAATGTGAGAATCAATGCCTCCAGCCGTGAGAATCATGCCTTCTCCAGCCACTGCTTCCGTACCGGGGCCGATAATAATATCCACATTATTCTGAATATTGGGATTCCCGGCTTTGCCAATCTTGGCGATCTTGCCGTCTTTGATACCAATATCGGCTTTTACAATTCCCCACCAGTCTAAAATGAGTGCATTGGTAATCACCATATCTACCGCGCCATCAGCATTAGAAATGGGAGACTGGCCCATACCATCTCGGATTACCTTGCCACCACCAAATTTTACCTCATCACCGTAAGTGGTGTAATCCTGTTCCACTTCAATAATTAACTCTGTATCTGCCAAGCGCAGGCGATCGCCTACTGTCGGCCCATAGGTTTGTGCATACGCGAGGCGATCCATCCGATAACCCATAATCTTTTCCAGACTAGCTTACCCATACAGAGCCTATGATACTGTAGATATTGAGTTTTTCTGTAACTATAAGTCTCTATGGTAACCCGTAGCATTAAATGTCTGGAACCTCGCAAGCCATATTCTGTTGCAATCGCTGGCGTTGTTCTGGAGTAAGGACTTGCATCACTTTTGCCTCGAATTCTTCCTCTGCACTCTCAATTTCGGCTTCTTGTTTTGCACTAATTTCAGGAATTAAAGCTTCTATATTATCCTCAAATTGGTGCTCAATTTCTTCAATTTTTTGCCGCTGTTGAGAAGTTAATATGTTTTCAAAACGCCGTTCATATTCTATCTCAACTCCTTCTAACTCTGCTTCTTGTTCTACCGTGAGATTGGGTTCAATATCAATTTCTTCAAAAAGTTGAGGTGCAATTTTTTTCATTTGTTCCTCCCCCCAGCGATCGAGTTGCTCAATCTTTTGTTTTTGTTCTGATGAAAACAATCCTTCAACTTGACGCTCGAAATCTTCTTCCAATTCCTCGATTTGGGCTTCTTGTTCATCTGAAATAGGGACAATAGTCTCAATTTTATTATCTAATTGTTCCTCTAGTTGCCATATTTTTGATTGTTGTTGATTGGTAAGCTCAATCCCCGAAAAATCATCTGGACAATCTAGCTCTTCTTCTGCTTTGACTGGTAAAATCAAAGAGATCGTTGTTAGAGCAATAACACTAAGTAAAATGTAAATAGGTTTCATTTGCATTCTCCAGAATCTTACTTTAGCTTATACTCAACCCTAATTAAATCTCTAGGCTGTGAACTGAAATTTCACAGCTATACACAAGTGGAATCCAGACAGAAAGTCTGGGTTCCGCTAGAATATTAGATCTTTGAGCCAACTTAAAATACTCACGCCAAAGAAAATAATCCCCACAGAAACTGTTGCTCCGACTAGAGACAGTCCCAGTCCGGCTAAACTGATAAATCCGTCATCTTCAGATAAGCCAAAACCGATGACGAAAATGGCGATCGCCGGTAAGGTATTCGTTCCAGGAATGGGAATCATCATCGACATCGACATCAGGGCGATCGCCACCCCTAACACCACTCGCCCCGGTAAACTTGTACAGACTGCACTCAGACGAGGTTTGGTCAACCCTTCAATCTTCTGAAGCCACGGAATCCCTGCGTCTAGAACGCCCTGAACCTTCTGTAGCGGCATTTTTCCATTCAAAACTCGTTTTGGAAACCAAGGCTGCTTCGCGCCCCAAATAAGCTGCATGGCAAGTAAAAACATTACAATGCCAAACGGAATCGAATACCCCGGTGCAGGGATGGGTATAGCGGAAGGCAACGACAACAACACAAATAAAAAACCAAAAACCCGCTCTCCTGCTAGTTCCAGCATTTCTGCTAAAGTCACCTCAGAAGAGCGGTTTTCTTGCCAAAAATAACGTTTGAATTCTACCGAAAGTTGAGCCATAAAGGGGGAAAAGGTTAGGGGGATGGGGGGATGGGGGGATGGGGGTTTCAATATAAGATTAAAAGCCTCTATCTTCCTGTCCCCGCGTCTATCCATTTTGGAGCCAAGAATCAAACATCTCAGCTCTTTCTCAGGGATGATTGAGAACGCTACCCTAACCTAACAATCTTAGGTTCCGACCGTCCAGCTATTCATGTATTCCACTTGCTCTTCGGTCAGAGTATCAATGCTAATACCCATCGCTTCCAACTTCAGGCGAGCAATTTCATGGTCAATTTCTTGGGGAATAGAATGCATACCGGCTTCGAGTTTACCGTGGTTTTTCACCAGATATTCGCAAGCCATAGCTTGGTTAGCAAAACTCATATCCATTACCGCACTGGGGTGTCCTTCCGCA from Roseofilum reptotaenium CS-1145 carries:
- the ureC gene encoding urease subunit alpha, whose product is MGYRMDRLAYAQTYGPTVGDRLRLADTELIIEVEQDYTTYGDEVKFGGGKVIRDGMGQSPISNADGAVDMVITNALILDWWGIVKADIGIKDGKIAKIGKAGNPNIQNNVDIIIGPGTEAVAGEGMILTAGGIDSHIHFICPQQIETAIASGITTMIGGGTGPATGTNATTCTPGPWNMYRMLQAAEAFPMNLGFLGKGNSSQPEALREQVVAGAMGLKLHEDWGTTPATIDTCLSVADEYDVQVAIHTDTLNEAGFVETTIEAFKNRAIHTYHTEGAGGGHAPDIIRVCGLANVLPSSTNPTRPYTLNTLEEHLDMLMVCHHLDRSIPEDVAFAESRIRRETIAAEDILHDLGAFSMIASDSQAMGRVGEVIIRTWQTGHKMKVQRGPLPEDSSRNDNTRAKRYVAKYTINPAITHGIAEQVGSVEEGKLADLCLWKAAFFGVKPEIVIKGGAIAYAQMGDANASIPTPQPVHMRPMFASFGSALSATSLTFVSQAALERNIATQLGLQKPTIAVANTRQLTKQDLKLNDALPEIEVDPQTYEVRADGELLTCEPATVLPMAQRYFLF
- a CDS encoding aminopeptidase P N-terminal domain-containing protein; translated protein: MKDEYRQRRERLMANMAKSTAIFRSASLAVMHRDVEHPFRQDSDFFYLTGFNEPEAVAVLAPHHEEHRFILFVQPKEWEKEVWSGYRVGVEDAKAIYGADEAYPIAELEEKLPQYLSKADRLYYHFGIDELFNQTILKQWQSLLRQYAKKGFGPTALEDPMTLLHPLRLVKSETELELMRKAIAISVEAHHLAWDMAKPGIYEYEIQAEMEYLFRRRGGVGPAYPSIVASGANACVLHYIENSRALEAGDLLLIDAGCSYGYYNGDITRTYPVGGKYGMEQRVIYEIVLEAQRQAIAQIKPGNPFSAVHDTAVQVLVEGMIELGFLVGEPEELIKEEKYKPYYMHRTSHWLGLDVHDVGAYKQNEEESQVLQPGQVLTVEPGMYIAPLVKPAEEQPEVPPQWRGIGVRIEDDVLVTENGYEVLTAGIPKMPEELESK
- a CDS encoding diheme cytochrome C → MLKRKYRYSLFPSLKRRSPLILVTLIFLWSVTLGWGLSTLNQPAFSQSSLKSVDLVPEQHQLGEELYQENCGSCHLALPPAVMPTETWRQLIQDEQHYGILIDPILNPGRLLVWKYIQVFSRPLLKDESTPYRLRNSRYFKALHPQVEFQERIELSQCVSCHPSAQAFNFRELTPEWE
- a CDS encoding DUF2283 domain-containing protein, yielding MDKRLTFRYDKVGDILYIDVCPVYAAQESEEIGDEIIARLNPESGEIENLEILFFSKRWGEQFPLELPIDAALRLVG
- a CDS encoding HepT-like ribonuclease domain-containing protein gives rise to the protein MSGDRDLIYLTHILEYIEAVETYTAQGQNVLVHDYLGGINLQRVWDAIENNLPALKGQVELMLKDFEEED
- a CDS encoding nucleotidyltransferase family protein, whose product is MSLQGLLVEKREQILEIAAKHGAFNVRVFGSVARGEETEESDIDFLIDYDPTRTTAWFPGGLLMDLQDLLGRRVDVLTGDGVSALIKNRILAEAQPL
- a CDS encoding HepT-like ribonuclease domain-containing protein, which produces MRSDLERIKDMHESIANIERYAARGKDAFFEDELIQTWMLYHLQILGEAARAMSQDLKDRYPNIEWHKIIAFRNLAVHEYFQVDLNIVWRIVEQELSLLKRDIESILLYFSEHTE
- a CDS encoding exopolysaccharide biosynthesis protein yields the protein MAQLSVEFKRYFWQENRSSEVTLAEMLELAGERVFGFLFVLLSLPSAIPIPAPGYSIPFGIVMFLLAMQLIWGAKQPWFPKRVLNGKMPLQKVQGVLDAGIPWLQKIEGLTKPRLSAVCTSLPGRVVLGVAIALMSMSMMIPIPGTNTLPAIAIFVIGFGLSEDDGFISLAGLGLSLVGATVSVGIIFFGVSILSWLKDLIF
- a CDS encoding nucleotidyltransferase family protein, coding for MYLKDLLQEKREQILELAEKHGAFNVRVFGSVARGEETEESDIDFLIDYDLERISSWFPVGLIHDLQDLLGCKIDVVTESGLKPRVRDNVLQDCIQL